From Eleftheria terrae, the proteins below share one genomic window:
- a CDS encoding PilZ domain-containing protein, which produces MSELTQQRPVPAAPAGVTPARPSVIQLVFREKGALYAAYISVFTDGGLFVPTTREYKLGEDIYLLLSLPEDAQRYPVAGKVAWVTPANASGGRTQGVGVRFPSDEKSRLLKMRIEELLGTAIQSAKPTQTL; this is translated from the coding sequence ATGAGCGAGCTGACCCAACAACGTCCTGTCCCTGCCGCCCCGGCGGGCGTCACGCCGGCACGGCCCAGCGTGATCCAGCTGGTGTTCCGGGAGAAAGGTGCGCTGTATGCGGCCTATATCTCGGTCTTCACCGACGGTGGCCTCTTCGTGCCCACCACCCGTGAATACAAGCTCGGCGAAGACATCTACCTGCTCCTGTCGCTGCCGGAGGATGCGCAGCGCTACCCGGTGGCCGGCAAGGTGGCCTGGGTCACCCCGGCCAACGCTTCCGGCGGCCGCACGCAAGGGGTGGGCGTGCGTTTCCCGAGCGACGAGAAGTCGCGGCTGCTGAAGATGCGCATCGAGGAACTGCTGGGCACCGCCATCCAGTCGGCCAAGCCCACGCAAACCCTTTGA
- a CDS encoding TatD family hydrolase: protein MFVDSHCHLTFPELAEQLGAIRQAMAAAQVDRALCICTTLEEFDAVHALALQHDNFWASAGVHPDNEGVQEPTLQRLLDLGSREKVVALGETGLDYYRLNGRSVADMEWQRERFRTHIRAALALDKPLVIHTRSASDDTVAILQEEGQGRARGVFHCFTETQQVADAALELGFYISFSGILTFKTAADLREVARHVPLERCLIETDSPYLAPVPFRGKTNNPSYVPHVARQLAELKGLSVEEVADATSRNFERLFGVPRLQAAA, encoded by the coding sequence ATGTTCGTCGACTCCCACTGCCATCTCACCTTTCCCGAACTCGCCGAGCAGCTCGGCGCCATCCGCCAGGCCATGGCCGCCGCCCAGGTGGACCGGGCCTTGTGCATCTGCACCACGCTGGAAGAGTTCGACGCCGTGCACGCGCTGGCGCTGCAGCACGACAACTTCTGGGCCAGTGCCGGCGTGCACCCCGACAACGAAGGCGTCCAGGAGCCGACCCTGCAGCGGCTGCTCGACCTGGGCTCCCGCGAGAAGGTGGTGGCCCTGGGCGAAACCGGCCTGGACTACTACCGCCTCAACGGCCGCAGCGTGGCCGACATGGAGTGGCAGCGTGAGCGCTTTCGCACCCACATCCGGGCCGCGCTGGCGCTGGACAAGCCGCTGGTGATCCACACCCGCAGTGCCTCGGACGACACGGTGGCCATCCTGCAGGAAGAGGGCCAGGGCCGGGCGCGTGGCGTCTTCCATTGCTTCACCGAGACGCAGCAGGTGGCCGATGCCGCCCTGGAGCTGGGCTTCTACATCTCCTTCTCGGGCATCCTGACCTTCAAGACCGCGGCCGACCTGCGCGAGGTGGCCCGCCATGTGCCGCTCGAGCGCTGCCTGATCGAGACCGACAGCCCCTACCTCGCGCCGGTGCCCTTCCGCGGCAAGACCAACAACCCGTCTTATGTCCCTCATGTGGCGCGGCAGCTGGCGGAGCTGAAGGGGCTGTCGGTGGAGGAGGTGGCGGACGCCACGAGCCGCAATTTCGAGCGCTTGTTCGGTGTGCCGCGGCTTCAGGCTGCGGCCTGA
- a CDS encoding ankyrin repeat domain-containing protein has protein sequence MRIELKWVWALVLALAAPMAQAGAYVDFFRALMRDDGDTVRELLQRGFDPNTLDEHGRAGLTIALQEVSLKTAEALFAHPQVDVNRLNALGESPLMMAALKRELDWCRRLIERGADVNKTGWTPLHYAASGGKPEVVALLLEHHAFIDAESPNKTTPLMMAARYGSDDATRVLLEAGADPTLRNEKGLTAADFARAAERVKLAEEIERHARTYNAAPAIAAPASGAD, from the coding sequence GTGCGCATCGAGCTGAAGTGGGTGTGGGCGCTGGTGCTGGCGCTGGCCGCGCCGATGGCCCAGGCAGGGGCTTATGTCGATTTCTTCCGGGCCCTGATGCGCGACGACGGCGACACCGTGCGCGAGCTGCTGCAACGGGGCTTCGACCCCAACACGCTGGACGAGCACGGCCGGGCCGGCCTCACCATTGCCTTGCAGGAGGTGTCCCTGAAGACGGCCGAGGCGCTGTTCGCCCACCCGCAGGTGGACGTCAACCGCCTCAACGCGCTGGGCGAGTCGCCGCTGATGATGGCGGCGCTCAAGCGCGAGCTGGACTGGTGCCGGCGCCTCATCGAGCGGGGTGCCGACGTCAACAAGACCGGCTGGACCCCGCTCCACTACGCCGCCAGCGGCGGCAAGCCCGAGGTGGTGGCGCTGCTGCTGGAGCACCACGCCTTCATCGACGCCGAATCGCCCAACAAGACCACGCCGCTGATGATGGCCGCCCGCTATGGCAGCGACGACGCCACGCGCGTCCTGCTCGAGGCCGGTGCCGACCCGACGCTGCGCAACGAGAAGGGGCTGACGGCGGCTGATTTCGCCCGGGCGGCCGAGCGTGTCAAGCTGGCCGAAGAGATCGAGCGGCATGCCCGTACGTACAACGCCGCGCCGGCCATTGCAGCGCCTGCGTCGGGCGCCGACTAG
- the glgA gene encoding glycogen synthase GlgA produces the protein MSKALKILFVTPECAPWVKTGGLGDVSAALPQALAALEHDVKLLMPAYPALRALRDGARLLFQRPAQGHWPAARVLHAGRHDGVELLLLDCPGYYDRPGGPYEDPQGENALRFGLLSRVAAELAGGASPWREWRPDILHCNDWPTGLAPAYLQQLQPGGTRSVMTIHNLAFQGLFPLERARELELPPPWLVPDGLEYWHQLSFLKAGINFSDGITTVSPSYAREIREPASGCGFDGILRARAGRLCGILNGIDEAVWNPATDPHLPQRYDSGRLELKRVNKATLQQRFGLQEDDGALLFGLVSRLTEQKGIDLILEVLPWLLAQGGQLVVLGVGEAGLEQQLRDCAGRHPRQVAVELGFNEALAHQIEAGADAYLMPSRFEPCGLNQMYSQAYGTPPVVHATGGLADTVVDLAAAPERSSGFSFSQPTAGALQAALQRVFEAWREPAVWRGLQQRCMAQQLGWRGRAQRYVDVYRELLAA, from the coding sequence ATGTCCAAGGCCCTCAAGATCCTGTTCGTGACGCCCGAATGCGCCCCCTGGGTGAAAACCGGTGGGCTGGGCGACGTCAGCGCCGCGCTGCCGCAAGCACTGGCCGCTCTGGAGCATGACGTCAAGCTGTTGATGCCAGCCTACCCGGCCCTGCGCGCCCTGCGCGACGGCGCGCGCCTGCTCTTCCAGCGGCCGGCCCAGGGGCACTGGCCGGCCGCGCGCGTGCTGCATGCCGGCCGGCACGACGGCGTCGAGCTGCTGCTGCTGGACTGCCCCGGCTACTACGACCGCCCCGGCGGGCCCTATGAAGACCCGCAGGGCGAGAACGCGCTGCGTTTCGGCTTGCTCAGCCGTGTGGCCGCGGAGCTGGCGGGCGGGGCCTCGCCCTGGCGCGAGTGGCGACCGGACATCCTGCACTGCAATGACTGGCCCACCGGGCTCGCGCCGGCCTACCTGCAGCAGCTGCAGCCGGGCGGCACGCGCAGCGTGATGACCATCCACAACCTGGCCTTCCAGGGCCTGTTTCCGCTGGAACGCGCCCGCGAGCTGGAGCTGCCACCGCCATGGCTGGTGCCGGACGGCCTGGAATACTGGCACCAGCTGTCCTTCCTGAAGGCCGGCATCAACTTCAGCGATGGCATCACCACCGTCAGCCCGAGCTATGCCCGGGAGATCCGCGAGCCGGCGTCGGGCTGCGGCTTCGATGGCATCCTGCGCGCGCGCGCCGGGCGCCTGTGCGGCATCCTCAATGGCATCGACGAAGCGGTGTGGAACCCGGCCACCGACCCGCACCTGCCGCAGCGCTACGACAGTGGCCGGCTCGAACTCAAGCGCGTGAACAAGGCCACGCTGCAGCAGCGCTTCGGCCTGCAGGAAGACGACGGCGCGCTGCTGTTCGGGCTGGTGAGCCGGCTGACCGAGCAGAAAGGGATCGATCTGATCCTGGAGGTGCTGCCCTGGCTGCTCGCGCAGGGCGGGCAGCTGGTGGTGCTTGGCGTCGGCGAGGCGGGGCTGGAGCAGCAGCTACGCGACTGTGCCGGCCGGCATCCGCGGCAGGTGGCGGTGGAGCTGGGTTTCAACGAGGCACTGGCCCACCAGATCGAGGCGGGGGCGGACGCCTACCTGATGCCGTCGCGCTTCGAGCCCTGCGGGCTGAACCAGATGTACAGCCAGGCGTACGGCACGCCACCGGTGGTGCATGCGACCGGCGGGCTGGCCGACACGGTGGTGGACCTGGCGGCTGCGCCGGAGCGCTCCAGCGGCTTCTCGTTCTCGCAGCCCACCGCAGGCGCGCTGCAGGCGGCGCTGCAGCGGGTGTTCGAGGCCTGGCGGGAACCGGCGGTGTGGCGGGGACTGCAGCAGCGCTGCATGGCGCAGCAGCTGGGATGGCGGGGCCGGGCGCAGCGCTACGTGGACGTCTATCGCGAGCTGCTGGCGGCCTGA
- a CDS encoding malto-oligosyltrehalose synthase: MMDMCAHSALHRLCDQVGLATRYIDCWGREQQVPPDTLRALLRALGVTADSEAAAEADVQRRQAEDAEAGLPPVWVVPQRERAPLDIPAGHQALQWRLDLEDGQSREGRLDADGRLTLPDELPLGYHRLRLQDSGRDVAGTTLIVSPPQCWRPPAFEAGQRLWGLCVQLYSLRSARNWGIGDFSDLQRMMEIAAALGGSFVGVNPLHALFLHAPGQASPYSPSNRCLLNVLYLDVEAVPEFASCEAAQRHVQAAHFQQRLQALRESTLVDHAGVTAAKLEVLELLYAEFRRQHLGRDSVRAQAFDAFRREQGEVLRHQALFEAIQAHFHRQDASIWGWPAWPEEWRERGSAAVSRFEAEQLERIEFYEYLQWLADEQLQAVAARGEALGMSIGLYRDLAVGSNEGGTETWASPALYARGVHVGAPPDELNPGGQDWGLPPPRPDALRESGYEAFVRTLRANMRAAGALRLDHVMALRRLFWIAPGGGGGAYMHYRIDEMMAIVALESVRQRCLVIGEDLGTVPPEVQQAMQQYGLLSYCPLYFEHDEEGGFRAPGDWKPHSLAVAGTHDLPTLRGFWRGEDIALRRKLGLYPAEQAFRKHSVERAADRARLLLALEAEGLQPAGEAARPAPLELTPELGTALHELLGRTASQLVGVQLEDVLLQLEQVNLPGTTEDRWPNWRRKLELDLDALAHDWRLLAVAGALARSRAHAARPSTALALPALDSALVPRATYRLQLHGDFTFSQATGVVDYLDALGVSHLYSSSYLKARSGSTHGYDIVDHNALNPEIGTEQDFERLCLTLAKRGMHQLLDIVPNHMGVLQADNAWWLDVLEHGPASEHAETFDIDWHPPSPELAGRVLLPVLGAPYGEVLEAGQLALSFDGERGEFRLGYYDHRFPIDPRDYARIVRSTPAPLPQDDAQAEALHAVESLLDAFARLPDRNEAGPAARATRQRDQALYKQQLAERCRELPWLAHWVAASVQALNGRPGEASSFDGLDGLIRRQAYRLAYWRVAGDEVNYRRFFDISTLAALRMEREPVFDASHRTLLRWLAEGRIAGLRIDHPDGLADPCGYFQRLQSQYAALQRSGPAGKDEAPRALYLVIEKILAEHERWPSSWPVHGDTGYRFANQVNGLFVDGRQAPEFDRIYAGFIGTSLDFDELLHEAKHIIINSALAADLQMLTAAAYRICQRDRHARDFTRNALKAALAELAACFPVYRTYIGEHGADEIDRAHLDWATAAAKRRSSESAGVVLEHLRTLMLGAAEEPDPQARQDLLAFVRRFQQFTAPVMAKAMEDTAFYRYHRLVSLNDVGGDPRNFGTTVAAFHVANQSRARFMPHTLLGSSTHDSKRSEDLRARIDVLSEVPQAWQDALGRWHALAERQLPSLDAGTLRPDRNDEYLLYQTLFGVWPVEPPEAQQLDTLRQRVQDYMLKAVREAKQHTSWVEPNADYEAGLARFIDVLLRQGAPNPFLQDLQGFAQALAPFGCYNSLSLVALKFTSPGVPDIYQGCEGWNFSLVDPDNRRPVDFQALRQQLQGLQAMCEGGELPRTALASLREGLYDGRLKLLLTWRLLQLRRQRAQLFETGRYLPIEADGPAAEHIVAFGREARGQRSLTIATRLLHTLTGGQLQALADPATWRDTTLPLPPGFGTGAWRDAITGRRVAALADGSRLRLGELLAELPVAVLVPETDAGPADAREPTSSSDPA; encoded by the coding sequence ATGATGGATATGTGTGCACATTCGGCCCTGCATCGTCTGTGCGATCAGGTTGGCCTGGCCACCCGCTACATCGACTGCTGGGGGCGCGAGCAGCAAGTCCCTCCAGATACGCTGCGGGCGCTGCTGCGCGCCTTGGGAGTGACAGCGGATAGCGAAGCCGCGGCGGAGGCCGACGTACAGCGCCGCCAAGCTGAAGACGCAGAGGCCGGGTTGCCGCCCGTATGGGTGGTTCCCCAGCGCGAGCGGGCCCCGCTCGACATCCCGGCCGGCCACCAGGCACTGCAATGGCGGCTGGACCTCGAGGACGGCCAGAGCCGTGAGGGCCGCCTCGACGCTGATGGCCGCCTGACGCTGCCGGACGAACTGCCGCTGGGCTACCACCGCCTGCGGCTGCAGGACAGCGGCCGCGACGTGGCCGGCACCACGCTGATCGTCAGCCCGCCGCAGTGCTGGCGGCCGCCGGCCTTCGAGGCCGGCCAGCGGCTGTGGGGCCTGTGCGTGCAGCTGTATTCGCTGCGCTCGGCCCGCAACTGGGGCATCGGTGATTTCTCGGACCTGCAGCGCATGATGGAGATTGCCGCCGCGCTCGGTGGCTCCTTCGTCGGCGTGAACCCGCTGCATGCGCTGTTCCTGCATGCACCAGGCCAGGCGAGCCCCTACAGTCCGTCGAACCGCTGCCTGCTGAACGTGCTGTACCTGGACGTCGAGGCGGTGCCCGAATTCGCCAGCTGCGAGGCGGCCCAGCGCCATGTGCAGGCCGCGCATTTCCAGCAGCGGCTGCAGGCCTTGCGCGAGAGCACCCTGGTGGACCACGCAGGTGTGACGGCGGCCAAGCTCGAAGTGCTGGAGCTGCTGTACGCCGAGTTTCGCCGTCAGCATCTGGGCCGGGACAGCGTACGGGCGCAGGCCTTCGATGCTTTCCGCCGCGAACAGGGCGAGGTGCTGCGCCACCAGGCCCTGTTCGAGGCCATCCAGGCGCATTTCCACCGGCAGGACGCCTCCATCTGGGGCTGGCCCGCCTGGCCCGAGGAGTGGCGCGAGCGTGGCAGCGCCGCGGTCTCCCGTTTCGAGGCCGAGCAGCTGGAGCGGATCGAGTTCTACGAGTACCTGCAATGGCTGGCCGACGAGCAGCTGCAGGCGGTGGCGGCGCGAGGCGAAGCGCTCGGCATGTCCATTGGGCTGTACCGCGACCTCGCGGTGGGCTCCAACGAAGGGGGCACCGAAACCTGGGCCAGCCCCGCCCTGTACGCCCGCGGCGTGCACGTGGGCGCGCCGCCCGACGAGCTGAATCCCGGCGGGCAGGACTGGGGCCTGCCACCGCCACGGCCCGATGCGCTGCGCGAATCGGGCTACGAGGCCTTCGTGCGCACGCTGCGGGCCAACATGCGGGCAGCCGGCGCGCTGCGGCTCGACCATGTGATGGCCCTGCGGCGGCTGTTCTGGATCGCGCCGGGCGGCGGGGGCGGCGCCTACATGCACTATCGCATCGACGAGATGATGGCCATCGTGGCGCTGGAAAGCGTGCGACAGCGCTGCCTGGTCATCGGCGAGGACCTGGGCACGGTGCCGCCCGAAGTGCAGCAAGCGATGCAGCAATACGGCCTGCTCTCCTACTGCCCCCTCTACTTCGAGCATGACGAGGAAGGCGGCTTCCGCGCCCCGGGTGACTGGAAGCCGCACTCGCTGGCAGTGGCGGGCACGCACGACCTGCCCACCCTGCGCGGTTTCTGGCGCGGCGAGGACATCGCGCTGCGACGCAAGCTGGGCCTCTACCCGGCCGAGCAGGCCTTCCGCAAGCACAGCGTGGAGCGGGCCGCCGACCGGGCCCGGCTGCTGCTGGCGCTCGAAGCCGAAGGCCTGCAGCCGGCTGGCGAGGCCGCCCGGCCAGCGCCGCTGGAGCTCACCCCGGAGCTGGGCACCGCGCTGCACGAGCTGCTGGGCCGCACGGCATCCCAGCTGGTGGGCGTGCAGCTGGAAGACGTGCTCCTGCAGCTGGAGCAGGTGAACCTGCCGGGCACCACCGAAGACCGGTGGCCCAACTGGCGCCGCAAGCTGGAGCTGGATCTGGATGCCCTGGCCCACGATTGGCGGCTGCTGGCAGTGGCCGGCGCGCTGGCCCGCTCGCGCGCCCATGCGGCGCGCCCGTCCACCGCGCTGGCCCTGCCCGCGCTGGATAGCGCGCTGGTGCCACGTGCGACCTACCGGCTGCAGCTGCATGGCGACTTCACCTTCAGCCAGGCCACCGGGGTGGTGGACTACCTCGACGCACTGGGGGTGAGCCACCTCTACAGCTCCTCCTACCTGAAGGCGCGCTCGGGCAGCACGCACGGCTACGACATCGTCGACCACAACGCGCTCAACCCCGAGATCGGCACCGAGCAGGATTTCGAGCGGCTGTGCCTGACCCTGGCCAAGCGCGGCATGCACCAGCTGCTGGACATCGTGCCCAACCACATGGGCGTGCTGCAGGCCGACAACGCCTGGTGGCTCGACGTGCTGGAGCACGGCCCGGCTTCCGAGCATGCCGAGACCTTCGACATCGACTGGCACCCGCCCTCGCCCGAGCTGGCCGGCCGGGTGCTGCTGCCGGTGCTCGGCGCGCCGTATGGCGAGGTGCTGGAGGCCGGTCAGCTGGCCTTGTCCTTCGACGGCGAGCGCGGTGAATTCCGGCTCGGCTACTACGACCACCGCTTCCCGATCGATCCGCGTGACTACGCCCGCATCGTGCGCAGCACGCCTGCGCCGCTGCCGCAGGATGACGCCCAGGCCGAAGCCTTGCACGCGGTCGAGTCGCTGCTGGACGCCTTCGCACGGCTGCCGGACCGCAACGAGGCCGGGCCGGCCGCCCGGGCCACGCGCCAGCGCGACCAGGCACTGTACAAGCAGCAGCTGGCCGAGCGCTGCCGCGAGCTGCCCTGGCTGGCCCACTGGGTGGCAGCCAGCGTGCAGGCCCTCAACGGCCGCCCCGGCGAGGCGTCCAGCTTCGACGGGCTGGACGGCCTGATCCGCCGGCAGGCCTACCGGCTCGCCTACTGGCGGGTGGCGGGCGACGAAGTCAACTACCGGCGCTTCTTCGACATCAGCACGCTGGCCGCCTTGCGCATGGAGCGCGAACCGGTGTTCGACGCCAGCCACCGCACCCTGCTGCGCTGGCTGGCCGAAGGCCGCATTGCCGGGCTGCGCATCGACCACCCCGACGGCCTGGCCGATCCCTGCGGCTATTTCCAGCGGCTGCAGTCGCAATACGCGGCCCTGCAGCGCAGTGGCCCGGCCGGCAAGGACGAGGCCCCGCGTGCGCTGTACCTGGTGATCGAAAAGATCCTGGCCGAGCACGAGCGCTGGCCGTCGAGCTGGCCGGTGCACGGCGACACCGGCTACCGCTTTGCCAACCAGGTGAACGGGCTGTTCGTGGATGGGCGCCAGGCGCCCGAGTTCGACCGCATCTATGCCGGCTTCATCGGCACGTCGCTGGACTTCGATGAACTGCTGCACGAGGCCAAGCACATCATCATCAACAGCGCGCTGGCCGCCGATCTTCAGATGCTGACCGCTGCGGCCTACCGCATCTGCCAGCGCGACCGCCATGCACGCGACTTCACCCGCAACGCACTGAAAGCCGCCCTCGCCGAGCTGGCCGCCTGCTTCCCGGTGTACCGCACCTACATCGGCGAGCACGGCGCCGACGAGATCGACCGGGCCCACCTCGACTGGGCCACTGCAGCGGCCAAGCGGCGCAGCAGCGAATCCGCCGGGGTGGTGCTGGAACACCTGCGCACGCTGATGCTCGGCGCGGCCGAGGAGCCCGACCCGCAGGCCCGGCAGGACCTGCTGGCCTTCGTGCGGCGTTTCCAGCAGTTCACCGCGCCCGTGATGGCCAAGGCCATGGAGGACACCGCCTTCTACCGCTACCACCGCCTGGTTTCGCTCAACGATGTGGGTGGCGACCCGCGCAACTTCGGCACCACCGTGGCGGCCTTCCATGTCGCCAACCAGTCGCGGGCGCGCTTCATGCCGCACACCCTGCTCGGCAGCTCCACCCACGACAGCAAGCGTTCGGAAGACCTGCGGGCCCGCATCGACGTGCTCAGCGAGGTACCGCAGGCCTGGCAGGACGCGCTGGGACGCTGGCACGCGCTGGCCGAGCGCCAGCTGCCGTCGCTGGACGCCGGCACGCTGCGGCCCGACCGCAATGACGAGTACCTGCTCTACCAGACGCTGTTCGGCGTCTGGCCCGTCGAGCCGCCCGAGGCACAGCAGCTGGATACGCTGCGCCAGCGCGTGCAGGACTACATGCTGAAGGCGGTGCGCGAGGCCAAGCAGCACACCAGCTGGGTGGAGCCGAATGCCGACTACGAGGCGGGCCTGGCACGCTTCATCGATGTGCTGCTGCGCCAGGGCGCGCCGAACCCCTTCCTGCAGGATCTGCAGGGCTTCGCCCAGGCGCTCGCCCCCTTCGGCTGCTACAACAGCCTGAGCCTGGTGGCGCTGAAGTTCACCTCGCCCGGCGTGCCGGACATCTACCAGGGCTGCGAAGGCTGGAACTTCAGCCTGGTGGACCCGGACAACCGGCGGCCGGTGGACTTCCAGGCGCTGCGCCAGCAGTTGCAGGGGCTGCAGGCGATGTGTGAAGGCGGCGAGCTGCCCCGCACTGCCCTTGCCAGCCTGCGCGAGGGCCTGTACGACGGCCGCCTGAAGCTGCTGCTGACCTGGCGCCTGCTGCAGTTGCGCCGCCAGAGGGCGCAGCTGTTCGAGACCGGGCGCTACCTGCCGATCGAGGCGGACGGCCCCGCGGCGGAACACATCGTCGCCTTCGGGCGCGAGGCGCGCGGCCAGCGCAGCCTGACCATCGCCACCCGCTTGCTGCACACGCTCACCGGCGGCCAGCTGCAGGCCCTGGCCGACCCCGCCACCTGGCGCGACACCACCCTGCCCCTGCCACCCGGCTTCGGCACCGGCGCCTGGCGTGATGCCATCACCGGGCGGCGGGTTGCCGCCCTCGCCGATGGCAGCCGCCTGCGCCTCGGCGAGCTGCTGGCCGAGCTGCCGGTGGCGGTGCTGGTTCCCGAAACCGACGCGGGGCCGGCCGACGCCCGCGAACCGACTTCTTCTTCCGACCCTGCCTGA
- the treZ gene encoding malto-oligosyltrehalose trehalohydrolase encodes MQYVHEMPFGARLRPEGGAQFRLWAPAARTARLVLKHQQQEQQFEAHAGADGWYRLVVPEAAAGDLYQWFIDDELRVPDPASRFNPEGPHGPSQLVDPLKFDWDSAWCGRPWHEAVIYELHVGCFTPAGTYAAAEAQLPALAQLGITAVQLMPLADFPGRFGWGYDGVLPFAPHAAYGTPQDLKRFIQAAHRLNMMVLLDVVYNHFGPDGNYLPRYAPQFFTDSHKTAWGPAVNFDAPGCETVRDFFINNALYWLQEYRFDGLRFDAVHAMLDNSRPDIVETLSARVREACPGRHVHLVLENDSNDARRLAPPATPGRFDGQWNGDFHHTLHVLLTDEHDGYYAEYDRPLEQLARVLVHGFARQGGPHNSEHAAPRQAAEGTVPLGCTVNFLQNHDQIGNRAFGERLAQLADATSLRLATAVCLLNPSPPLLFMGEEFGAQTPFLYFADWSGDLREAVREGRRNEFSHFPRYAEAAARNELPDPCDPATFERSKLDWVSAQAVAHREWRHLYGQLLALRARALTPHLRRLLTGAHSAEPAGDGALRVRWRFEGGHALEMLINPQHRSCQLDSPSQPQGLEDATLLFSLGDVVADALGPWGGRWYWGHEAK; translated from the coding sequence ATGCAATACGTACACGAGATGCCCTTCGGCGCTCGGCTGCGTCCCGAAGGCGGAGCGCAGTTCCGCCTCTGGGCGCCCGCAGCGCGCACGGCCCGGCTGGTGCTCAAGCACCAGCAGCAGGAGCAGCAGTTCGAGGCGCATGCCGGCGCCGACGGCTGGTACCGGCTGGTCGTGCCCGAAGCCGCGGCCGGCGACCTCTACCAGTGGTTCATCGACGATGAACTGCGCGTACCGGACCCGGCCTCGCGCTTCAACCCCGAGGGCCCGCACGGCCCGAGCCAGCTGGTCGACCCGCTGAAGTTCGACTGGGACAGTGCCTGGTGCGGCCGGCCCTGGCATGAAGCGGTGATCTATGAGCTGCATGTCGGCTGCTTCACGCCGGCCGGCACCTACGCGGCGGCGGAGGCACAGTTGCCGGCGCTGGCGCAGCTGGGCATCACGGCGGTGCAGCTGATGCCGCTGGCGGACTTCCCCGGGCGCTTTGGCTGGGGTTATGACGGCGTGCTGCCCTTCGCGCCACATGCGGCCTACGGCACGCCGCAAGACCTCAAGCGCTTCATCCAGGCCGCCCACCGGCTCAACATGATGGTGCTGCTGGACGTGGTCTACAACCACTTCGGGCCGGACGGCAACTACCTGCCGCGCTACGCGCCGCAGTTCTTCACCGACAGCCACAAGACCGCCTGGGGGCCGGCCGTCAATTTCGATGCGCCCGGCTGCGAGACCGTGCGCGACTTCTTCATCAACAACGCGCTGTATTGGCTGCAGGAGTACCGCTTCGACGGCCTGCGCTTCGACGCGGTGCACGCGATGCTCGACAACAGCCGGCCCGACATCGTCGAGACCCTGTCGGCCCGGGTGCGCGAGGCCTGCCCCGGACGGCATGTGCACCTGGTGCTGGAGAACGACAGCAACGATGCCCGCCGGCTCGCGCCGCCGGCCACGCCCGGCCGCTTCGACGGCCAATGGAACGGCGACTTCCACCACACCCTGCATGTGCTGTTGACGGACGAGCACGACGGCTACTACGCCGAATACGACCGGCCGCTGGAGCAGCTGGCCCGGGTGCTGGTGCACGGTTTCGCCCGCCAGGGCGGCCCGCACAACAGCGAGCATGCCGCGCCGCGACAAGCGGCCGAAGGCACGGTGCCGCTCGGCTGCACGGTGAACTTCCTGCAGAACCATGACCAGATTGGCAACCGTGCCTTCGGCGAGCGCTTGGCGCAGCTCGCCGATGCCACCTCGCTGCGGCTGGCCACCGCGGTGTGCCTGCTGAATCCGTCGCCGCCGCTGCTGTTCATGGGCGAGGAATTCGGTGCGCAAACGCCCTTCCTCTACTTCGCCGACTGGAGTGGCGACCTGCGCGAGGCGGTGCGCGAGGGCCGGCGCAACGAGTTCTCGCACTTCCCGCGCTATGCCGAGGCAGCTGCGCGCAACGAGCTGCCCGACCCCTGCGACCCGGCCACCTTCGAGCGCAGCAAGCTCGACTGGGTCAGTGCCCAGGCGGTGGCCCATCGTGAGTGGCGCCATCTCTACGGCCAGCTGCTGGCGCTGCGCGCCCGCGCGCTGACGCCGCACCTGCGGCGGCTGCTTACCGGCGCGCACAGCGCCGAGCCGGCCGGCGACGGCGCCCTGCGGGTGCGCTGGCGTTTCGAGGGCGGCCATGCGCTGGAGATGCTCATTAACCCGCAGCATCGCAGCTGCCAGCTCGACAGTCCCTCGCAGCCGCAAGGCCTGGAAGACGCCACGCTGCTCTTCAGCCTCGGCGACGTGGTGGCGGATGCGCTCGGCCCGTGGGGCGGGCGCTGGTATTGGGGACACGAGGCGAAATGA